Sequence from the Thermomonas sp. HDW16 genome:
CCGTCGCACCGATTCCCGTGGCCTGCGCCAGCAGCACCGGGCCGGTATCCAGCCCCTTCTCCATCTGCATCAGGCAGACGCCGGTTTCGGTGTCGCCGGCCTCGATCGCGCGCTGGATCGGTGCCGCACCGCGCCAGCGCGGCAGCAGCGAGGCATGCACGTTCCAGCAACCGTGCACGGGGATGCCGAGCACTGACTGCGGCAGGATCAGGCCATAGGCCACCACCACCATCAGGTCTGGCTTCAGCGCGCGCAGCGCGTCCTTCGAGATGGTTGACTTGAAATTTTCAGGCTGCAGCACCGGGATGCCGCGCTGGATCGCCTCCCGCTTGACCGGCGACGGCGTGAGCCCGCGCCCGCGGCCGGCCGGGCGATCCGGCTGGGTGTAGACGGCCACCACATCCGCCTTGTTCGCGGCCGCGCGCAGGCAGGGCACGGCGAACTCCGGCGTGCCGGCGAAGACGATGCGCATGCGGTCAGGCGGCGTGCTTGCGGGCTTTGGCGAGCTTCTTGCGCACCATTTCGCGCTTGAGCGGGCTCAGGTAATCGACGAACAGCTTGCCGTCCAGGTGATCCATCTCGTGCTGGATGCAGACTGCCAGCACGCCGTCGGCCTCGAGGCTGAACGGCTGCCCGTGGCGATCCAGTGCCTGCACGGTGATCACGTCGCTGCGGGTGACATCGGCATAGATGCCGGGCACCGACAGGCAACCTTCCTGGTACACCTGTTCGCCTTGGCGGGCGGTGATCTGCGGGTTCACGAACACCAACGGCCGGCTTTTGTCCTCTGTCACGTCTATCACCATGAAACGCTGGTGCACGTCGACTTGGCTCGCGGCCAGGCCGATGCCCGGCGCCTCGTACATGGTTTCGAACATGTCGTCGAACAATTGCTGGAACGACGGTTCGGCCAGGCGGGCGGCATCGACCTCCACCGCTTTGGTGCGCAGGCGCGGATCGGGGAATTCGAGAATCGGGAGCAGGGCCATGACGAGCAATCCGCTGAACAGCATTCGGGGCAAAGGGGCCGCAATTGCCGCGGCTGCCACGATTGTACCGCGCGAAAGCTGGTTGACCGCTTGCCAGGGTGCGGGTTTTGTGGGCTATAGTGGCCCGGCTTCAGGGGGTTTTTATCAACGGGAGCGGGGAGATGGCTGCCATGCTTGAACGCTTTTCTAATTTCGTGCGCGAACGTGCGCCGCGTCCGCGCGCAATGCGCACCATGCTGGCGGCGGCACTGCTGACGGTGGCGACCTATGCTGCCGCGGTGGAACTGCGCGGCGGCCATCCCGACAGTTACGTCGTCAAGCGTGGCGACACGCTCTGGGATATCGCCGGTCGCTTCCTGCAGAAGCCATGGTTATGGCCGGAGATCTGGCAAGCCAACCCGCAGATCAAGAACCCGCACCTGATCTATCCGGGCGACGTGATCAGCCTGGCCTACCTGGATCGCGTCGGCGTGCAGGCCGGCCCGCGCACCGATGGCCCGATCAACGCCGTGCCGCTGGGCGAGATCGAGCCGTTCCTGAAGGACCTGCGCGTCGTCGACAGCATCGACGGGCTGCCCTATGTGGTTGGCCTGGAAGAAGACCGCCTGCGCAGCAGCAACGGCCAGGTCGCGTATGTGCGCGGACTGGACGGCATCGCACCCGGCCAGCGCTACCTGGTGGTGCGTGCGGAGAAGCGCTACCGCTTCGTGGATCGCTCCGGCTATTGCTGCGATCTGTTCCAGACCGAGGATCTCGACGCGCGCGGCCAACACATGCGCGAAGCCGGCACCATGTGGAGCAACTGGGTGTTCCCGAGCAAGAACACCGAATTCATCGGCTACGAGTTGATGACCCAGTCCACCGGCACCGTCACCCGCGGCGAAGTCGCCGGCATCCAGGCCTCCACCCTGTTGCTGGACAGCGAAGGCCGCGAAGTCCGCGTCGGCGACCGCTTGATCCCGGTCGAAGCGCAACCCTACGACCTGCAGTTCTTCCCGCATGCGCCCAAGCAACAGCAGGAATACGGCCGGCTGCAGGTGATGTCGGTCGCTGACCGATTCACCACCGGCGGTCCACACGATGTCATCGCGATCTCCGGCGGCAGCGCGCAGGGCATCGACAACGGCACCGTGTTCTCGGTCTGGCGCCGTGGCAATTCGGTGACGGACAAGGTCAAGGACGGGCTGGATCGCGACGAGGACGTGACCCTGTTCGAGCAAAAGGTGCGCCTGCCGGATGAATTCGCCGGCCATGCCATGGTGTTCCGCACGTTCGACAAGGTCAGCTATGCCCTGGTCATGGACAGCGTGAAGCCGACCCGCGTTGGCTACGAGTTGAAGCACCCCGACGCACCGTACTGATCGCGGCGTTTTCCGACGCCATACCGCGACGGCGCCCGATGGCGCCGTCGTCGTTTGCGGCCGATGCTGGGCGAATGTCGAGATCGACCGAACAGCAAGACGAACAACGGGCCCTGTTGCGTCTGCTTGCCAGCGGGGCGGCAGCGGGCGCGCTGCGGCGGTTGCTGGACAGCCACGGCAACGCCTGCGCCGCATTCACGGCCGGTGTGCGCGACTGGGCCAGCCATGGACTGGATGCGGATGCCTGCAACGCAATCCGCAAGCCGGATGCGGCGACGATGGCGCGCGGCGAGCGCTGGCTGGACGATGCGAACCGGCAATTGATCGGCTGGGGCGATCCGGACTATCCGCCACTGCTGCGTCGCATTTCCAGCCCACCGCCAATGCTGTTCGTGGCCGGTGATGCCGGCTTACTGTGGCGGCCAACGGTTGCGGTCGTCGGCAGCCGCGTCGCGACCGCGGTGGGCCGGGCCAACGCGGCGACCTTCGCGGCCGCGCTGGCCGGGGCCAGCCTGTGCGTGGCCAGTGGGCTGGCGGCAGGCATCGATGCCGCCGCACATACCGCCACGCTGGAGGCCAATGGCGCCACCGTCGCCGTGCTGGGCACCGGGCCGGACATCGCCTACCCGCCGCGGCATCGCCCACTGCTGGATCGCGTCGCCGTTGAGGGGCCGTGGTCAGCGAGCACCTGCCCGGCACCCAGCCGCTGCGCCAGCACTTCCCCAGTCGCAACCGCATCCTGGCCGGCCTCAGCCTGGGCACGCTGGTGATCGAGGCCGCAGAGCGCTCCGGCGCGTTGATCACCGCCCGGTTGGCGGCCGATGCCGGGCGCGAAGTCTTCGCCCTGCCCGGTTCGATCCACAACCCGATGGCCCGCGGCTGCCATCGGCTGATCCGTGAGGGTGCCACCCTGGTCGAATCCGCGGAAGAGGTGCTCACGATCCTCGGGCCGTTGGCGGCTGACTTGGCTCGAGCCTTGCGCGGAGCGTTGGGCGACCCCATCCATCCCCTCAAACCATCACTCAAGCCTTTCTTCCGCCAGATCCCGACTACAACCGCTTGTGGCAGGCGCTCGGTCACGACCCAACCAGTATGGATGACCTGGTCGAGCGCAGTGGATTGACGACCGCCGCCCTGTCCTCCATGCTGCTGGCGCTGGAGTTGGAAGGGCGGGTCGCGGCGGAACATGGCCGCTACTGCCGGATCGGGGTCTGAGACGACGGTTTTTTTCTTCCACACGCGCCGTTGCGGCGCAGGCCGAGGGCCATGAAAGAAAGCATCCTGGACGTCCTGCTGTACCTGTTCGAACATTACTTCACCAACGACGCCGCCAACGTCGACGGCGATGACCTGACTGCCCAGAACGGCCTGCTGATGGGCGAGCTGACCGAGGCCGGCTTCTCCACCGCCGAAATCCGTCGCGCCTTCGACTGGCTGGACGCCCTCGCCCGGCAACGCCCGGCACCCGGCCAGCCGCGCAGCAATGGCCCCACCCGGGTCTTCCATGGCGCCGAGCTGGACAAGCTGGACACCGAATCGCGCGGATTCCTGCTGTTCCTGGAGCAGCACGGGATCCTGGATGCCGACCAGCGCGAGCTGGTGCTGGACCGGGCGATGGCGCTGGACCAGGAAGAGCTGGAGCTGGACGACCTGAAATGGGTCGTGCTGATGGTGCTGTTCAACCAACCGGGCAGCGAAGCCGCCTACGCCTGGATGGAAACCCAGATGTTCCTGGACGAGCCGGAACCCGTGCACTGAGCCCGCTTTTGCGGGGCTGCAGCCGCCGATTCAGGATCGCCGCGCTTGACACGGCCCCACCCCCCGTGATTCCACTGTAATAAGGAACAAGCTGAACGCCCGGGGCATCCGCTCCGGGCGTTGGCTTCTGCGGCGCACTTGCACGCCGCCTTCACCGCCCCACCGGAAGCTGCGCCACATGGCCAAGAACCTGCTCGTCGTCGAATCGCCCGCCAAGGCCAAGACGATCAACAAATACCTCGGCAAGGACTTCACCGTCCTCGCCAGCTACGGGCACGTGCGCGACCTGGTGCCGAAGGAGGGCGCGGTCGATCCGGCGCACCACTTCGCGATGCGCTACGAGACCATCGAGAAAAACGAGAAGCACGTCGAAGCGATCGCCAAGGCGGCCAAGTCCGCCGAAGGCATCTATCTGGCGACCGACCCGGACCGCGAGGGCGAGGCGATCAGCTGGCACATCGAGCAGATCCTGCGCGAGCGCAAGCTGCTGGACGACAAGCGGGTCGAACGAGTGGTGTTTACCGAGATCACCCCGCGCGCGATCAAGGAAGCGATGACCAAGCCGCGCGGCATCGCCATGGATCTGGTGGATGCGCAGCAGGCGCGCCGCGCACTGGACTACCTGGTCGGCTTCAACCTATCGCCGGTGCTGTGGCGCAAGGTGCAGCGCGGCCTGTCCGCCGGCCGCGTGCAGTCGCCGGCGCTGCGCATGATCGTGGAGCGCGAGGAAGAGATCGAGGCCTTCATCGCCCGCGAATACTGGACGGTGGAAGCCGAGGTCGCGCATCCCTCGCAGGCGTTCACCGCCAAGCTGAGCAAGCTGGACGGCAAGAAGGTCGAGCAATTCACCATCACCAATGGCGAGGATGCCGAAACCGCGCGCACGCGCATCCAGCAGGCGGCCGGTGGCTCACTGCATGTCACCGATGTCGGCGCCAAGGAGCGCAAGCGTCGCCCCGCAGCACCGTTCACCACCTCCACCCTGCAGCAGGAAGCCGCGCGCAAGCTGGGCTTCACCACCCGCAAGACCATGCAGGTCGCACAGAAGTTGTACGAAGGCGTGGCGATCGGCGAAGAAGGCACGGTCGGCCTGATCAGCTACATGCGTACCGACTCGGTGAACCTGTCGGCCGAAGCGCTGACCGAGATCCGCGACGTGATCGCTCGCGATTACGGCACCGCCTCGCTGCCGGACAAGCCGAACACCTACCAGACCAAGTCGAAGAACGCGCAGGAAGCGCACGAAGCCGTGCGCCCGACTTCCGCCCTGCGTACTCCTGCTCAAGTGGCGAAGTTCCTCAGCGACGACGAACGCAAGCTCTACGACCTGGTGTGGAAGCGCGCGGTCGCCAGCCAAATGATCCCGGCCACCCTCAACACCGTGACCGTGGAACTTGCCGCCGGCAGCGAACACAGCTTCCGCGCCAGCGGCACCACCGTGGTGGTCTCCGGCTTCCTGGCCGTGTACGAGGAAGGCAAGGACAACAAGTCGGCGGAAGACGAAGATGAAGGCCGCAAGCTGCCGTTGATGAAGCCCGGCGACAAGATCCCGCTGGACCGCATCCACGCCGACCAGCACTTCACCCAACCGCCGCCGCGCTTCACCGAAGCGGCCTTGGTCAAGGCGCTGGAGGAGTACGGCATCGGCCGTCCGTCCACCTACGCCTCGATCATCCAGACCCTGCTGTTCCGCAAGTACGTGGAAATGGAAGGCCGTAGCTTCCGCCCCACCGACGTGGGCCGCGCGGTCAGCAACTTCCTTAGCTCGCACTTCACCCGCTACGTGGATTACGACTTCACCGCCAAGCTCGAGGACGAGCTCGACGCCGTGAGCCGCGGCGAGGAAGAATGGATCCCGTTGATGGAGAAATTCTGGGGCCCGTTCAAAGAACTGGTCGACGAAAAATCCGAAAGCGTGGATCGCAGCGAGGCCACCGGCGCGCGCGAACTCGGTACCGACCCGAAGTCCGGCAAGCCGGTCAGCGTGCGTCTGGGCCGCTACGGACCGTATGCTCAGATCGGCGACAAGGACACCGATGAAAAGCTGGAATTCGCCTCGCTGCGGCCCGGCCAGTCGATGCACACGATCACCCTGGAACAGGCGATCGAGCTGTTCAAACTGCCGCGCAAGTTGGGCCAGCACAAGGACGAGGAAGTCAGCGTCGGCATTGGCCGCTTCGGCCCGTTCGCCAAGCGCGGCAGTGTTTATGCCTCGCTGAAGAAGGAAGACGATCCGTACACCATCGACCTCGAGCGCGCGGTGTTCCTGATCGAGGAAAAGGAAGAGATCGCGCGCAACCGCATCATCAAGGAATGGGCGGATAGCGATATCCAGGTGCTGAACGGCCGCTTCGGCCCATACATCAGCGATGGCAAGCTCAACGGCAAGATTCCGAAGGATCGCGAACCTGCTTCGCTGACGCTGGAGGAAGTGCAGCAGCTGCTGGCCGAAACCGGCAAGCCGGCGCGCAAGGGCTTTGGCGCGAAGAAGGCCGCTGCAAAGAAAGCCGTGGCCAAGAAGGCGCCTGCCGAAAAGAAGCCGGCGAAGAAAGCGGCCAAGAAAACCGCAACCAAGAAAGTCGCGAAGAAGGCGGTGAAAAAAGCCGCGACGAAGAAAACCGCGCGTCCGCTTTCAGCCGACATCGAACAAGCCAAATCCATGCTGACCCCGGCCAAGGTCGAGATCGGCAAGAAGCGCATCATCAAGAAACCGACGCGCGACGACGCACCATTCTGATCGACGCGCACAGCCACGAGAACCCGCGATGAACACCCTCGACAAAGTGCTTTACACCGCCCGCGTCCACACCACCGGCGGCGGCCGCGATGGCGGCCGTTCCAGCAGCGACGACGGCCATCTTGACGTCACCCACACCCCGCCCGGCCATGGCAACGGCACCAATCCGGAACAATTGTTCGCCGCCGGCTATTCGGCCTGCTTCATCGGCGCGATGAAGGCGGTGGCGGCGCGGCAGAGACTGACGCTGCCGGCGGACCTGTCGGTGGATGCCGAAGTCGACCTGGGCCCGACCGGCCAGGCCTACGGCGTCGCCGTGCGCATGACCATCCACCTGCCCGGCATGGACGCAGCTGCGGCCCGCGAGCTGGTCGATGCCGCGCATCAGGTCTGCCCGTATTCCAACGCCACCCGCGGCAATATCTCGGTCGACCTTCGCATCGCCGAATGAGTACGCGCAGCACGACCGCCGAAGCGGTGGCCGCGCTGCGCGCCGGCGGCGTGATCGCCTATCCGACCGAAGCCGTGTGGGGCCTGGGCTGCGATCCGCGTGATGAAGCCGCCACCCTGCGTCTGCTCACGCTGAAAATACGTGAAGTCGACAAGGGCCTGATCCTGATCGCCGCCGATGAAGCGCAACTCACGCCATTCATCGACATGGCTGCGCTCGACCAGGCCCAACGCGAAACGGTGCGCGCCAGCTGGCCCGGCCCGCATACCTGGATCGTGCCGGCATCGCCCGCTGCGCCGCGCTGGGTCACCGGCGCACATGTGGGTATCGCGGTGCGGGTCAGCGCGCATCCGGCCGTCATCGAACTGTGCAATGCCTTCGGCGGGGCGCTGGTGTCGACCAGCGCCAATCGCGCTGGTGAACCGGCAGCGCATGCCATCGACCAGCTCGATCCGGACATTATCGAAGGCGTGGACGGCGTACTCGCGGGCGAAACCGGCGGATTGGTGCGCCCCACCGACATTCGCGATGCACGCAGCGGCGCAGCCCTGCGCCTCTGAACTGCACCATTTGCGATTCAGCCGCGTGCGCGCAAGATGCACGCATGAAGCGGATCCTCGCCATCGTCCTGTTGTTGTTCGCGGCCCCTGCCGTGCGCGCACAAACCAGCGGTGAAGTGCGCATCTATCGCTGCACCGATGCCGCAGGCACGCAGGCCCTGCGCGACACGCCCTGCCCCAAGGGCCAGTCGCAACAGACCCGAGATATGTTGCGTCCCAAAGACGCCCCCAAGACCACGCGCCCAGCCGCCGCTCCGACACCATCGTCCGCATCGCAGCCGACGCCGACGCAGGTCGTCTACCTTGCGCCGCCGCAGCCGATGTACGAATGCATCACCCATGAGGGCAAGCGCTACACCAGCGACAACAGCGAGGGCAATCTGCGCTGGGTGCCGCTGTGGACGCTGGGTTATCCGGCAGTACGACCAGGAACCTCGCTCGGCAGCAATATCGGTGGCCCGCCACCGCGACCGGATCGGCCGATGCATCCGCCCATGCGCGACATCAACTGGCCGGTGGCGACCGGTGGCGGCACCTGGATCCGCGACGACTGCGCCATGCTGCCGCCAAGCGAAACCTGCGCGCGCCTGCGTGATCGTCGCAGTGAGATCCGCACCCGCTTCTTCAACGCAATGCCCTCCGAGCGCGACGTGCTGCGGGTGGAAGAGCGTGGCATCAACGCACGCCTCGACAACGACTGTGGTGGCCACTGACATGCGCAAGACGATCGTTATCGCAACCGGAATCGCCTTGTTGCTGGCGCTGGCACCACGCGCAGCCCCGGCGCAGGAAACCGTGTTCTACAAATGCACGAACGCCAAGGGCGAAGTGTCGATGCAGAACGGCACGCCCTGCGCACCTGGCATGAAGCAGGAAATCAAACGCATCGGATCGGTGCGTACGGTGCCGGTGCCGGCGGCCAAGCCGAAGGCGGAAGCGGCGCCGCCCGCTCCGGTCTATGGCGAATTCCAGCTGGTCAGCGGCCCGAACATGAAGCGCAAGCCGTCGCCCGAAGCCTCCGGCTTGCCACCACCGCCACCGCTGTATCAATGCACCACCTGGGAAGGCGACGACTACCTCGGCGAAACCGCAACGCCGGAGCCACGCTGTGCACCGCTGGAGATCACCGGCATCGATGGCAGTGCCGGCCTCGGTGCCGGAAGCGCCTGCGAAATGAAGGAAGACAAATGCACTGCCATTCCCGCCGAAGGCCTGTGCGAAGCATGGCTGAGGCGACTGGACGATGCCGATTTCAAGTTGAAGTACGCCGGCAACAACAACCGGAATGAACGGCAAGCGGCGTTCGACGCGATTGACGCGAAAGTGAAAGCGAGCAACTGCTCGCCAGTGGCACCAACACCGGCTCAGAAGCCGTAACGCAGGAACCCACCGTCCACCGCGATGCATTCACCGGTGATGTAGCTGGATGCCGGCAGGCACAGGAACGCCACCGCTGCGGCCACTTCCTCCGGCTCGCCGATGCGGCCCAGCGGCGTGCGCAGCAGCACTTCATCCAGGTAATCGGGATCGGACAGCTTCGTTGATGTCCGCCGGGTGCGGATGTACCAGGGCGCCACGCTGTTGACGCGCACGCCGTCCTCCGCCCATTCCACCGCCAGGTTGCGGGTCATCTGGTGCAGCGCCGCCTTGCTCATGCCGTAGGGCGCGCCGCTGCGCACATGGGTGATGCCGGACACACTACCCACGTTCACGATGGCGGACGCCGCGTGCTTGGTCAGCAACGGATATACGCCGCGGCACAACTCGAAGGCCGAGAACAGGTTGGTCTCGAAGATCTCGCGCCACTGG
This genomic interval carries:
- the fmt gene encoding methionyl-tRNA formyltransferase; the protein is MRIVFAGTPEFAVPCLRAAANKADVVAVYTQPDRPAGRGRGLTPSPVKREAIQRGIPVLQPENFKSTISKDALRALKPDLMVVVAYGLILPQSVLGIPVHGCWNVHASLLPRWRGAAPIQRAIEAGDTETGVCLMQMEKGLDTGPVLLAQATGIGATETGGQLHDRLSELGAQVLADALGLLRATIQLPPHPQSDAGVTYAHKIEKSEARLDWAQPAATLANKVRAFNPWPMAEAQLAGERVRIHGAVALDEAHEAAPGTVLRASRDGIDIACGEGVLRIRVLQRDGGKAITAADYLNARRDLVR
- the def gene encoding peptide deformylase, translated to MALLPILEFPDPRLRTKAVEVDAARLAEPSFQQLFDDMFETMYEAPGIGLAASQVDVHQRFMVIDVTEDKSRPLVFVNPQITARQGEQVYQEGCLSVPGIYADVTRSDVITVQALDRHGQPFSLEADGVLAVCIQHEMDHLDGKLFVDYLSPLKREMVRKKLAKARKHAA
- a CDS encoding LysM peptidoglycan-binding domain-containing protein — encoded protein: MRTMLAAALLTVATYAAAVELRGGHPDSYVVKRGDTLWDIAGRFLQKPWLWPEIWQANPQIKNPHLIYPGDVISLAYLDRVGVQAGPRTDGPINAVPLGEIEPFLKDLRVVDSIDGLPYVVGLEEDRLRSSNGQVAYVRGLDGIAPGQRYLVVRAEKRYRFVDRSGYCCDLFQTEDLDARGQHMREAGTMWSNWVFPSKNTEFIGYELMTQSTGTVTRGEVAGIQASTLLLDSEGREVRVGDRLIPVEAQPYDLQFFPHAPKQQQEYGRLQVMSVADRFTTGGPHDVIAISGGSAQGIDNGTVFSVWRRGNSVTDKVKDGLDRDEDVTLFEQKVRLPDEFAGHAMVFRTFDKVSYALVMDSVKPTRVGYELKHPDAPY
- a CDS encoding DUF494 family protein, which codes for MKESILDVLLYLFEHYFTNDAANVDGDDLTAQNGLLMGELTEAGFSTAEIRRAFDWLDALARQRPAPGQPRSNGPTRVFHGAELDKLDTESRGFLLFLEQHGILDADQRELVLDRAMALDQEELELDDLKWVVLMVLFNQPGSEAAYAWMETQMFLDEPEPVH
- a CDS encoding DNA topoisomerase I translates to MAKNLLVVESPAKAKTINKYLGKDFTVLASYGHVRDLVPKEGAVDPAHHFAMRYETIEKNEKHVEAIAKAAKSAEGIYLATDPDREGEAISWHIEQILRERKLLDDKRVERVVFTEITPRAIKEAMTKPRGIAMDLVDAQQARRALDYLVGFNLSPVLWRKVQRGLSAGRVQSPALRMIVEREEEIEAFIAREYWTVEAEVAHPSQAFTAKLSKLDGKKVEQFTITNGEDAETARTRIQQAAGGSLHVTDVGAKERKRRPAAPFTTSTLQQEAARKLGFTTRKTMQVAQKLYEGVAIGEEGTVGLISYMRTDSVNLSAEALTEIRDVIARDYGTASLPDKPNTYQTKSKNAQEAHEAVRPTSALRTPAQVAKFLSDDERKLYDLVWKRAVASQMIPATLNTVTVELAAGSEHSFRASGTTVVVSGFLAVYEEGKDNKSAEDEDEGRKLPLMKPGDKIPLDRIHADQHFTQPPPRFTEAALVKALEEYGIGRPSTYASIIQTLLFRKYVEMEGRSFRPTDVGRAVSNFLSSHFTRYVDYDFTAKLEDELDAVSRGEEEWIPLMEKFWGPFKELVDEKSESVDRSEATGARELGTDPKSGKPVSVRLGRYGPYAQIGDKDTDEKLEFASLRPGQSMHTITLEQAIELFKLPRKLGQHKDEEVSVGIGRFGPFAKRGSVYASLKKEDDPYTIDLERAVFLIEEKEEIARNRIIKEWADSDIQVLNGRFGPYISDGKLNGKIPKDREPASLTLEEVQQLLAETGKPARKGFGAKKAAAKKAVAKKAPAEKKPAKKAAKKTATKKVAKKAVKKAATKKTARPLSADIEQAKSMLTPAKVEIGKKRIIKKPTRDDAPF
- a CDS encoding Ohr family peroxiredoxin; its protein translation is MNTLDKVLYTARVHTTGGGRDGGRSSSDDGHLDVTHTPPGHGNGTNPEQLFAAGYSACFIGAMKAVAARQRLTLPADLSVDAEVDLGPTGQAYGVAVRMTIHLPGMDAAAARELVDAAHQVCPYSNATRGNISVDLRIAE
- a CDS encoding Sua5/YciO/YrdC/YwlC family protein gives rise to the protein MSTRSTTAEAVAALRAGGVIAYPTEAVWGLGCDPRDEAATLRLLTLKIREVDKGLILIAADEAQLTPFIDMAALDQAQRETVRASWPGPHTWIVPASPAAPRWVTGAHVGIAVRVSAHPAVIELCNAFGGALVSTSANRAGEPAAHAIDQLDPDIIEGVDGVLAGETGGLVRPTDIRDARSGAALRL
- a CDS encoding DUF4124 domain-containing protein, with protein sequence MKRILAIVLLLFAAPAVRAQTSGEVRIYRCTDAAGTQALRDTPCPKGQSQQTRDMLRPKDAPKTTRPAAAPTPSSASQPTPTQVVYLAPPQPMYECITHEGKRYTSDNSEGNLRWVPLWTLGYPAVRPGTSLGSNIGGPPPRPDRPMHPPMRDINWPVATGGGTWIRDDCAMLPPSETCARLRDRRSEIRTRFFNAMPSERDVLRVEERGINARLDNDCGGH
- a CDS encoding SDR family oxidoreductase, with the translated sequence MTSLRWRLDGQRALVTGASAGIGLAICRELLGLGAQVLMVARDGELLERMRTDLEDEFPGPEDAVLALAADVTDEEQRNEVLDWAADHGGLHILVNNAGGNVTRPALDYGEDQWREIFETNLFSAFELCRGVYPLLTKHAASAIVNVGSVSGITHVRSGAPYGMSKAALHQMTRNLAVEWAEDGVRVNSVAPWYIRTRRTSTKLSDPDYLDEVLLRTPLGRIGEPEEVAAAVAFLCLPASSYITGECIAVDGGFLRYGF